A segment of the Nitrospirota bacterium genome:
AGGCGCTCCGGGCGCGGGGCGGCGAGCCGGCGGGCGGGAGCACGACGCCGTTCGGCACGACCGACTTCACCGCCGTCATGACCGAGGCGAAGGCGGCCAAGCCGAACGTGGTCGTCCTGAACCTGTACGGCTGGGACCTCGTGCACGCGCTGAAGGCCTACACGAAGCTGGAGCTGGCCAAGGAGAAGATCGGCGTGGGCGGGATGATCGGGGGCGAGCAGATCGGCCGGCCGCTGGGCTACGCCAACAACGCAGGGGTCTGGGGCCTGATCTGGGACCCCAAGGTCAATACCGAGAGCTCGCGGCGGTTCATCCAGGGCGTGATCGACAAGTACAACCACACGCCGACTTCCCGCTGCTACCTCGGCTATGCGGCCATGACCCAGATCCTGGAGGCGGTGCGCCGGGCCGGCACGACCGACACCCAGGCCGTGATCAAGGAACTGGAGGGGCACGACTTCGACGGGCTCAAGGAGGGCCGGTCCTACTTCCGCGCCTGGGACCATCAGCACGTGCAGGATGTGCTGGTCGGCGAGGCCTATGGCAAGGAGCTGGGCCTCGGCCACTACAAGATCCTCGCGACCGTGCCCGGCGACCAAGTGGCGGGCGAGCGGGCCCAGAACGCCTGCAAGCTCTGATCAGGCGGGTGGGGGCGCCGATGGCCCTCCGCAGGACCGCGCGCGGCAGTCCTCGACGACCTGCGGAGGGATCATCTTCAGTGCCAGCGCAAGGAGACCCGGCACAATCACCACATCATCAAGATGGCCGATGATCGGGATGAAGTCGGGGATGAGATCGAACGGCAGGGCTGCATACCCGATCGCGCCCGCGAGCAGCCACCTGGCCAACCGAGGGGTCCGGGGATCGCGCAGCACAAGCTGATACACGGCCGCTTCGCGCTTGATCTCGCGGCCCGATTGCCCTAGCCGGTTCAGCACAGTCCCGGTCCCTTGCGACGCCCGCCTCTCAGCGTTGTGCAACCACGCAGATCGCCTCGCCCGCCATCCTGACCCGTCCGTCCGCGCCGGCGTGCTGCCGGGCCGCCTCTGTGATCGCGCGCCAGACCGCAGCCTGCCGCTCCGGCGGCTCCTTGGCGACCAGCGCGAGGATCGGCGCCGCGATGTCCTGCTGAAAGCGGGTGTAGTCCTCCGCCGAAGGCCACTCGAAGGTCAGGACCAGCGGCTCGCTCCGGACCTCGCGGAAGCCGGCCTGCGCGAACGCCCGTTCCAGGACGCCCACGTCCGCCAGGCTGAAGGGACCGGGCACGTCCGGCGGGGGCGGCGGGAGCTGCAACTGCTGCCGGACCGTCCCCATGGCCAGACTGATGAAGGGCACTTTCGGCGGCGGCCCCCAGACCGCCGCGGCCAGCCGCCCGCCCGGCTTCAGCAGCCGGTGCATCCGCGTCAGGGCTCCGGACAGATTCGGCAGGAACATCAGCCCCCAGCGGGAGAGGATCGCGTCGAAACTCTGCTGCACAAAGTCCAGCGTTTCGGCGTCCGCCTCCCGGAACTCGACGTTGGCGAGCCCCAGCTCGGCGGCCCGCTCCCGCCCGATGGCCAGCATCTGCGGTGCCTGGTCGGTGGCGATGACCTGGCCGGTCGGGCCGACCTTTCGCGCCGCCGTGACGGCCGGCTCCCCGATGCCGGTAGCCACGTCCAGCACCTGGTGGCCGGGCTTGAGCGCGGCCAGCTCCACCAACCGGTCGCTCGCCGGCCTCGCGCTCTGCTCCATCGTCTTCCACCACTTCTTCCAGCCGGCCGCGACGTTGCTCCAGTCCTGCTTCTGCGCGGCTTTGTATTGGACAGGATCGAAGGGTTTGATGGACATTGCATGCTCCTCCACGTCTGACTTTTCCTTGGAGCAGACTATACCACGTACGCAGCGTCAAGCGGGGACTTGGGCAACTTCCTCGTCTTGCCGCTCCCTACCCCGCGTGCTAAGATGCCTGCTCTTTCGACGGGCATGGGCGCGGAGAGGTGCGAGAGTGGACGAATCGGCGTGCCTGGAGAGCACGTGTCCTGGCAACGGGACCGTGGGTTCGAATCCCACCCTCTCCGCCATAACTTGGCGCGATAGAAACTGTCAGCTTGTTTGCCGAAGGGCAGTGGCGCGCCAGCATTACCAACAGGCAGTGATTTTCATGGCCCATGAAGCGGTGTCGCTCCGCGACGAGCGTTAGTAGTTGAACGACGAGGCCACGCGAGAGGGTGGGATTCGAACGGGGGGATCGCGGGGGGTGTGCCCACCGCGTGGGGAGATACGAGGGGGCTGGCCCCCTCAGTAGGAGCGCGAGCTGAAACTGCAAGCGCGACTTCGAATGCCCACCCTCTCCGCCATGAAGACGTGACGGGTGATGGGTGACGCGTGACAGGTAAGAGATTTAGGGGGAGTTCTAGTTTGCATCGCTCTAACTTGTCACCCGTCACCGATCACTCGTCACAGTATTGAAAGGGGCTGGGCCCTGTGCGACAGAATCCTGTGAACCCCGCCAGGTCCGGAAGGAAGCAACGGTAAGCAGGCCAGTCTGGGTGCCGCAGGATCACCTGGCCCCACTATTTCAAGGCACGTGATGGGTGATCGGTGAAGGGTAACGAGCAAGGCATGTTTGGCGAAGCATCCTAAGGACTCTTCATAGTTCTTACCCGTCACGCGCACTCATCACCCATCACGGTCTTTATGGAGTATCAGGTCTCTGCGAGAAAGTACCGGCCGGGCACGTTCGAGTCCGTGATCGGCCAGCCGCACGTCGTGCAGACCCTGGTCAACGCGATCACGACCAAGCGGATCGCACACGCCTTCCTCTTCTCCGGCACGCGCGGCGTGGGCAAGACCACGGTCGCGCGCATCCTGGCCAAGGCGCTCAACTGCGAGCGGGGCCCCACGGCCGCCCCCTGCGACGTCTGTCCCAACTGCCAGGAGATCGCGCAAGGCACCTCGGTGGACGTGATCGAGATCGACGGCGCCTCCAACACCGGCGTGGACGACGTGCGGGAGATCCGCGAGAACGTCAAGTTTACGCCGTTCCGCGGCCAGTACCGCGTCTACATCATCGACGAAGTCCACATGCTGTCCAACTCGGCCTTCAACGCCTTGTTGAAGACGCTGGAGGAGCCGCCCGCCCACGTCGTCTTCATCTTCGCGACCACCGAGATTCACAAGATTCCCGCGACCATCCTCTCGCGCTGCCAGCACTACAACTTCCGCCGCATCCCCCGGACCGAGATCATCCAGCGGCTGCGGCACGTGGCTGCGGAGGAAGGGCTCCAGGTCGAGGACCGCAGCCTCGCGGCGATCGCCCGGTCCAGCGAGGGCAGCATGCGGGACGCCCTCAGCCTGCTGGACCAGGCGGTGGCCTTCGGCGGGAAGGCGATCCGGCACGGCGACCTGGAGGTTCTGCTGGGGGCGGTGCCGCAGGAGCACGTGCGCGCCATGATCGCGGCCATCGTCGCCCAGGACAGTCCGGCGGCCGTGCGCGTGGTGGCGGAGCTGCTGGACCAGGGCCACGACCTCCGGGCCTATTGCGCGGACCTGGTCGAGCACGTCCGCAACCTGCTGGTGGCGGCCGTGGTGCCGGCCGGTGAGCAGGCCCAGGGGCTGCAAGGTTTGATTGACCTCCCGCCGGAGGAGATCCGGCAGATCGCCGCCGACGCTGGTTCATTCTCGCCGGAGCAGCTTCAGGAGCTGTTCCGGCTCTTTTCCCAGGCCGAGGACTCGCTCCGGTTGAGTTCGCAGCCGCGCTTCGTGCTGGAAGTCGCCGCCGTGCGGGCGACGCGGCTGCTGCGTCACGCCGGAACGGCCCCCTCCGCCTCGGCGATAACCGGGCCGGCCCGGCCTGCCGCATCTTCTCCCGCTGCCACTCCGCAGAAGCCGGGCGGGCCACCGGCAGCCCGGCAAGCTGCGCCAGCCTCGGCGCCGATGCAGGGCCAGCCTCAAGAGAAGGCCCGGGAGGTGCCGTTCGGGGCCAAGCCCGCCGGGACGACGAACCCTCCCGCTTCCAAGACGGAGTTTGTGGCGGGGACGAAACCGGCGCCCCATCCTGCCGCTGCGCCAAACCCCGCGCCAGCCCGGGCAGGGCTTGGAGAGGCGCCTCCCGCGGTGACTCGTCCGCCGGCCGCCGGGCCGCCCAAGGATTCCAAGCCGATCGTCAAAGCGCCAAGCCAAGCCGCGGTTCAGAAAGCGGAGCCGCCCGTCTCCCTCCAGTGGGAGCAGGTCGTGGAGCGGATGGAGCACCAGCATCCCAGCCTGGCTCCGTTCATGGCGCAGGGCACCTTCTTGCCCGTGCAGGGTTCGCAGGTCACCATCGGCTATCCCAGGACCGCCTCGGTGGCCTTCGCGCGGATGCAACGGGAGGATTCGCTCCGGACGGTGGCCGCGATCTGCTCGGAGCTGGCGGGCCGGCCCGTCCAGATCCGCGTCGTGGAGCTGACGGACGGACAGGCGGCCGGTCCCAGCCTGGCCCAGGCCCGCGCGGCGCGGGAGCGGGACCAGAAGCAGGCGTTGCTGGAGCGGACGAAATCCCATCCCCTCGTCAGGCAGGCGCTGAGCACGTTCGGCGGGGAGCTGGCCGACGTGCGGCACGTATCCTCACGCAAGGAGTCAACGGAATGACCAGAAACCCGTTCGGCAATTTCGGCAACATCATGAAGCAGGCTCAGGCGCTGCAGGAGCAGATGGCCAAGATCCAGGAGCAGGCCGCCGCCAAGCGGGTGGACGGCACGGCCGGGGGCGGCATGGTCACGGTCACGGCCAACGGCGCGCTGGAGATCGTCGCGGTCAAGATCGATCCCGAGGTGGTCAAGTCCGGGGATGCCGACATGCTCCAGGACCTGGTCGCGGCCGCCGCCAACGACGCCCTGCGCAAGGCGCGCGACATGATGGCGGAGGACATGAAAGCCGTCACGGGCGGGCTGCGCATTCCCGGACTCTTCTAGAAACAATGGTGAACGCTGAATGCAGAACGCTGAGTGACGGAGGTCAAGGCCTCCATTCAGCACTCAGCACTCAGCACTCAGCACGGACTGTGCATGAGTATTGAAAACCGGGGGCTGCTCGCCCAACTGGTTCGTGAGCTCGTACGGCTGCCCGGCATCGGGCAGAAGACCGCCCAGCGGCTGGCCTTTCATCTGTTGAAGGCCGAACGGGAAGAGGCTCTGCGTCTGGCCGAGGCGATCCGCGCCGTGAAGGACGGCCTGGCCTTCTGCCGGCAGTGCCGCAACATCGCTGAGGGAGAGCTCTGCGAGTTCTGCCTCGATCCCAAGCGCGATCAGGCCAGGATTCTGGTGGTCGAGGAGCCGAGCACGCTCTACGCCATCGAGCGGACCGGAGGGTATCGCGGCCTCTACCACGTGCTGCTCGGCGCCCTCTCGCCCCTCGACGGGGTGGGCCCCTCCGACATCAAGGCCCGGGAGCTGCTGGACCGGCTCAAAGGCGGGGAGGTCCAGGAGGTGATCGTCGCGACCAACCCGACGATCGAGGGCGAGGCGACGGCCATTTATTTGACGAAGCAGATCAAGCCGTACGGCGTGCGGGTGTCCCGCATCGCCTACGGCATTCCGGTCGGGATGGACATCGAGTATGCGGACGAGGTGACGCTCATCAAGTCGATCGAGGGCCGGCGGGATTTGTAATCGTCCGGCCTTCCGTTCGTTGACTGGGCCCGCCAGTGGCTGCTATAGTTTCTCTGTAAGCTGCGAGACCGCTTCATCCGGAAAGGCACGCGACCACCGATGCCCAAGAGCGCGGCGAAAGCCATCAAACCCAAGCAACCGTCCAAGCCCGCCGCCAAACGCGCCGTCCGCCAGGCCGCGAACGGAAGCGACGAGTATGCGGACATCCGACGGGACCTCGAGCGGCAACGGGCCGATCTCCTGGAAGAGGCGGGGATGGCCCTGCTGAACCGGTCCGAGCTGGAGCCCTTTCCGGACATGACCGACCAGGCTTCGGCGGAAGTGGACCAGAACTTCTCGCTGCGGCTGAAGGAACGGGAGCAGAAGCTCGTGAAGAAGATTGACGAGGCGCTCGAGCGGATCGCGTCGGGAACCTACGGCATCTGCGAGCGCTGCGGACAGACGATCCCGTACAAGCGGCTCAAGGCCCGTCCCGTGACCACGTTGTGCATCGAGTGCAAGACCCTCCAGGAACAGGAAGAGAAGGTCCGCCAGTAGCAGGCCGCTCAGCGTTTCGAGAGTTCCGCCACCCGCTTCTTGGCCAGCGCAATCCGGTCTCTCTCCTCAGGCACCCCCTCCACCAGCGCCATGTAGGTCTCGTATTCCGAGATCGCGAGCTTGGGATTGACCGTTTCGTAGACCTTGGCCAGGTTGAACCGCGCGATCGGGTAGTTCGGCAGGAGCGTGACGGCCCGTTCGAAGTGGGAGCGCGCTTTCTCCTTGTCGCCCAGCGACCAATACACGTCTCCCAGGTTGTTCAGGACTTCCGGCCGGTTGGGCGTGAGCGTGAGGGACTGTTGCATCGCGTCCCGCGCCTTGTCGAACTGTCCCTGCCCTTTGTGCGCGAGCCCGAGCTTGTGATAGGCCTCGGAAAGCTTCACCTTGTCCGAAAACCCGCTGGCGATCGCCTTCCCATACGCGTCAACCGAGATCGCGTAGTTCCGGTCGCCGCAATAGCCCAACTGGGCGGTCTCGCCCCGGGCGAATTGTTGCCGTGACGGAAAGGGCTCCTTGTCCTCTATCCCTTTGACCTCGGTCCGAGGCGCGCCTTTGGCCTTTTCGCCGCGGCTGACCCGAGCCAGGAACTCCTTCCGGTAGGGCGAGAGCAGGTTGGCGTAGGGGTCGGTCGCGACGGATGCCAGGAGCACGGTAGCGGCGTGGACATCCATGAAGCTTTGCCTACCCCCCGGCATGCCCGGACCGGGCGGCCCGAATCGCCGCGGTCCCGGTCGCCCCCCCTCCTCCGCTCCTTGAACCACGTACTGCGTCGTCGTCGTTTCGTCCCCGGTCATGTACAGCACGCTCAGACCGGAATTTTCCTTCCCAGGGATGGGGACGACAGGCAGGTAAAACTCCACGGTCACCGGAAGCGCCGAGAGGGTTTCCTGGAGGACCGGGTAGGGCCCCAGCTCGCGGCCCCCGGGAAAGGCGAAGAGGACGCCGACCAAAAGCCCATCCTCGTCGAAAAAGAACGACTCCTCGGCGCCGGACTCGCTCCGGTCGGCCGGAACGCGAACCTCCTCCCCGGTTCCCCAGGTTTGCCGCTCGAGGGGTACGCCGGAGCGGGCCCGAAGAAAAGCGGCCTTCCGGTCACAGAGCTTGGCGGATTTCAGCAGAGGAAGGT
Coding sequences within it:
- a CDS encoding ABC transporter substrate-binding protein; translation: MTEISRRRFLRLTALTGGALALGHAADRMLGRAPFAGLALAAEPAKGGAPIKVGILDPLSSPYKTSSIHDVHGATVALDFYNKRGGVLGRQVTLIEKDDASNVQIAVKAATDLIKDQKVDFLMGTFNGDVALAVAELAKKENKLFMVTGAHVMDLTGARCNSHTFVFMPNARMLAAAVAPHILKAYGNRWYTITADTVDGRASLQAMTEALRARGGEPAGGSTTPFGTTDFTAVMTEAKAAKPNVVVLNLYGWDLVHALKAYTKLELAKEKIGVGGMIGGEQIGRPLGYANNAGVWGLIWDPKVNTESSRRFIQGVIDKYNHTPTSRCYLGYAAMTQILEAVRRAGTTDTQAVIKELEGHDFDGLKEGRSYFRAWDHQHVQDVLVGEAYGKELGLGHYKILATVPGDQVAGERAQNACKL
- a CDS encoding YkvA family protein; this encodes MLNRLGQSGREIKREAAVYQLVLRDPRTPRLARWLLAGAIGYAALPFDLIPDFIPIIGHLDDVVIVPGLLALALKMIPPQVVEDCRARSCGGPSAPPPA
- a CDS encoding methyltransferase domain-containing protein; protein product: MSIKPFDPVQYKAAQKQDWSNVAAGWKKWWKTMEQSARPASDRLVELAALKPGHQVLDVATGIGEPAVTAARKVGPTGQVIATDQAPQMLAIGRERAAELGLANVEFREADAETLDFVQQSFDAILSRWGLMFLPNLSGALTRMHRLLKPGGRLAAAVWGPPPKVPFISLAMGTVRQQLQLPPPPPDVPGPFSLADVGVLERAFAQAGFREVRSEPLVLTFEWPSAEDYTRFQQDIAAPILALVAKEPPERQAAVWRAITEAARQHAGADGRVRMAGEAICVVAQR
- the dnaX gene encoding DNA polymerase III subunit gamma/tau, encoding MEYQVSARKYRPGTFESVIGQPHVVQTLVNAITTKRIAHAFLFSGTRGVGKTTVARILAKALNCERGPTAAPCDVCPNCQEIAQGTSVDVIEIDGASNTGVDDVREIRENVKFTPFRGQYRVYIIDEVHMLSNSAFNALLKTLEEPPAHVVFIFATTEIHKIPATILSRCQHYNFRRIPRTEIIQRLRHVAAEEGLQVEDRSLAAIARSSEGSMRDALSLLDQAVAFGGKAIRHGDLEVLLGAVPQEHVRAMIAAIVAQDSPAAVRVVAELLDQGHDLRAYCADLVEHVRNLLVAAVVPAGEQAQGLQGLIDLPPEEIRQIAADAGSFSPEQLQELFRLFSQAEDSLRLSSQPRFVLEVAAVRATRLLRHAGTAPSASAITGPARPAASSPAATPQKPGGPPAARQAAPASAPMQGQPQEKAREVPFGAKPAGTTNPPASKTEFVAGTKPAPHPAAAPNPAPARAGLGEAPPAVTRPPAAGPPKDSKPIVKAPSQAAVQKAEPPVSLQWEQVVERMEHQHPSLAPFMAQGTFLPVQGSQVTIGYPRTASVAFARMQREDSLRTVAAICSELAGRPVQIRVVELTDGQAAGPSLAQARAARERDQKQALLERTKSHPLVRQALSTFGGELADVRHVSSRKESTE
- a CDS encoding YbaB/EbfC family nucleoid-associated protein yields the protein MTRNPFGNFGNIMKQAQALQEQMAKIQEQAAAKRVDGTAGGGMVTVTANGALEIVAVKIDPEVVKSGDADMLQDLVAAAANDALRKARDMMAEDMKAVTGGLRIPGLF
- the recR gene encoding recombination mediator RecR; this encodes MSIENRGLLAQLVRELVRLPGIGQKTAQRLAFHLLKAEREEALRLAEAIRAVKDGLAFCRQCRNIAEGELCEFCLDPKRDQARILVVEEPSTLYAIERTGGYRGLYHVLLGALSPLDGVGPSDIKARELLDRLKGGEVQEVIVATNPTIEGEATAIYLTKQIKPYGVRVSRIAYGIPVGMDIEYADEVTLIKSIEGRRDL
- a CDS encoding TraR/DksA C4-type zinc finger protein, giving the protein MPKSAAKAIKPKQPSKPAAKRAVRQAANGSDEYADIRRDLERQRADLLEEAGMALLNRSELEPFPDMTDQASAEVDQNFSLRLKEREQKLVKKIDEALERIASGTYGICERCGQTIPYKRLKARPVTTLCIECKTLQEQEEKVRQ
- a CDS encoding tetratricopeptide repeat protein; translated protein: MNFRFRCILRFFLPPLTFGLLLAGCSDEVVRQGPPSASDLPLLKSAKLCDRKAAFLRARSGVPLERQTWGTGEEVRVPADRSESGAEESFFFDEDGLLVGVLFAFPGGRELGPYPVLQETLSALPVTVEFYLPVVPIPGKENSGLSVLYMTGDETTTTQYVVQGAEEGGRPGPRRFGPPGPGMPGGRQSFMDVHAATVLLASVATDPYANLLSPYRKEFLARVSRGEKAKGAPRTEVKGIEDKEPFPSRQQFARGETAQLGYCGDRNYAISVDAYGKAIASGFSDKVKLSEAYHKLGLAHKGQGQFDKARDAMQQSLTLTPNRPEVLNNLGDVYWSLGDKEKARSHFERAVTLLPNYPIARFNLAKVYETVNPKLAISEYETYMALVEGVPEERDRIALAKKRVAELSKR